One stretch of Brevinematales bacterium DNA includes these proteins:
- a CDS encoding DNA starvation/stationary phase protection protein, whose protein sequence is MIKVDVEKIDTGLSEKVREQISSLLFKLLSDEFVLYVKARNYHWNVVGPHFKELHEFFQKIYEEIFEEIDDIAERIRALGLKVPASLKNFLSETKLEENNEFITDKQMLENLLKDHEIIIKDIRKYIEISSSNKDEATTNFLAGILEKKEKIAWMIRATLEK, encoded by the coding sequence ATGATAAAAGTTGATGTAGAAAAGATAGATACAGGTCTATCAGAAAAAGTCAGAGAGCAAATATCATCATTGCTATTTAAGCTTCTTTCAGACGAGTTTGTGCTATATGTCAAAGCAAGGAATTATCATTGGAATGTAGTAGGTCCCCACTTTAAAGAGTTACACGAATTCTTCCAAAAAATCTACGAAGAGATATTCGAAGAGATTGACGACATAGCAGAAAGAATTAGAGCACTAGGATTAAAAGTTCCAGCATCTCTGAAAAATTTTCTTTCAGAGACAAAATTAGAAGAAAACAACGAGTTTATAACCGACAAACAAATGTTAGAGAATTTACTTAAAGATCATGAAATAATAATCAAAGACATAAGAAAATACATAGAGATTTCATCCTCAAACAAAGACGAAGCAACAACAAACTTCTTAGCAGGTATCTTAGAAAAGAAAGAAAAAATTGCCTGGATGATAAGAGCAACTCTAGAAAAGTAA
- the dapF gene encoding diaminopimelate epimerase yields the protein MIRFTKAEALGNDYILIDLFNNDYYNLVDKVKELASSLCDRHFGIGGDGIIFIIPNKEYDCEMRIFNADGSEAEMCGNGIRQVAKYFYEYVNKKNKINVMTKAGLKTIEVIESKETLFRVNMGRPILEADKVPIDKSIVNKNKVINEEFDFGFDKFKINVISMGNPHCVIFKEDISNLDLSEIGPKIENHPLFPNRVNVEFVKIINNEEISMRVWERGSGETMACGTGACASAVATILNNYVNSRKLRVHLLGGYLDVELGEDGNVYMTGGANLVYNGTFIKFKLQ from the coding sequence ATGATAAGGTTCACAAAAGCAGAAGCATTAGGGAATGATTACATACTAATAGACCTTTTCAATAATGACTACTATAACTTAGTTGACAAGGTGAAAGAATTAGCATCCAGTCTGTGTGATAGACATTTTGGTATAGGAGGAGATGGTATTATATTCATAATTCCTAATAAAGAATACGACTGTGAAATGAGAATATTCAATGCAGACGGTAGTGAAGCAGAAATGTGTGGAAATGGAATAAGACAAGTAGCAAAATACTTCTACGAATACGTAAACAAAAAAAATAAAATTAACGTAATGACTAAGGCAGGACTTAAAACGATAGAAGTAATAGAAAGTAAAGAAACTCTCTTTAGGGTAAACATGGGTAGACCTATTTTAGAAGCAGACAAAGTACCAATCGATAAATCAATAGTAAACAAAAACAAAGTTATAAATGAAGAATTTGATTTTGGATTTGATAAATTCAAGATAAACGTTATTTCCATGGGAAACCCACACTGCGTTATATTTAAAGAAGACATATCCAACTTAGATCTAAGTGAGATAGGACCCAAAATAGAAAATCATCCTTTGTTTCCTAATAGAGTAAATGTTGAATTTGTAAAGATAATAAATAACGAAGAAATTTCAATGAGAGTCTGGGAACGCGGTAGCGGAGAAACTATGGCTTGCGGTACTGGAGCATGTGCATCAGCTGTTGCAACAATCTTAAACAATTACGTAAATTCTAGAAAACTAAGAGTCCATCTCCTCGGTGGATATTTAGATGTTGAACTCGGAGAAGACGGTAATGTATATATGACTGGTGGTGCAAACCTAGTATATAATGGCACGTTTATCAAATTTAAACTTCAATAA
- a CDS encoding STAS domain-containing protein, with translation MEKKLIMDISDKGNYYVIKVKGSINSYTYDDFQKQLYESIEKKSVCIDLSEVDNLSSAGLGTIMYAIEKAEEKNFKVYILSPSPIVLEAINSTGFKSMFNIISSLSEIK, from the coding sequence ATGGAAAAGAAACTAATTATGGACATATCTGATAAGGGTAACTATTACGTAATAAAGGTCAAAGGTAGTATTAACTCCTACACTTACGATGATTTTCAAAAACAGTTATACGAAAGTATCGAAAAGAAAAGTGTTTGTATAGATTTAAGCGAGGTTGACAATTTATCTTCAGCAGGGCTTGGAACTATAATGTATGCTATTGAAAAAGCTGAAGAGAAAAATTTCAAAGTATACATTCTATCTCCTTCACCAATAGTATTAGAAGCAATAAATTCCACAGGATTCAAAAGTATGTTTAACATAATCTCCTCATTATCAGAAATAAAATGA
- a CDS encoding SpoIIE family protein phosphatase: MSESLVGYTTFIILQIMIWYLIIKTPAILKFINTRLILLIVLFSSFITLFVSVSWDTAKLELFDITNISLRVTFTFMVLDNLAIFRLILTFPKERNLPIIDILLVIVAIIAIYFTFFTNLIFIGATLKEGVLFRIEGKYYSLSSVLASSLLMASSIIGIIRAFKMKERIHKLQMIMIVIGTSLSLLIAVLIAMIIPLVFKTFKFYYLSPLTSFVLAGTLIYAITRTKLFNISSGIYNTAAIITLTVIVGTIGGTLFNTLSKQNIISSNMTPIIELILFSSILLVSRYIDTLIRKILKFKSHYLETLRKDLSSLELNKSEHEIVNHLVKSLKENISSSKINIFIENEVGILENIFSENNILKNLEKGDKAFDILSSYKNKNIFFLSEVISDPFLKQHEDLILNFFKDLNAEVIILAKDGEHIIMVISLGEKENGTPYDNYDYQTLNEIYINLFTIGYILKNQRKQKTTTTVKREIEMSKFIIENLVSNINKPNRNILDLEFLTKSSSGLGGDFVDIIALSKDKYLIVVGDISGKGLTASMSMVVIKSSIQTLIRRKINFKSLVSELNKIIKENLPKGTFFSGVFMIVDISQKSMFFINNGIPVIWYYSSKNRTVAQIQGEGKVLGFVKDISKLIEVKKVSLEKGDIIAVATDGFTEATSIDGTQFDLSAVEKIIKQNSEKYSSEILTKIFDTWYEFSNRQIKDDISLLIFRMP, encoded by the coding sequence ATGAGCGAATCATTAGTAGGTTACACAACTTTCATAATTCTCCAAATAATGATATGGTACCTTATTATCAAAACACCAGCTATATTAAAATTCATCAACACAAGGCTAATTTTGTTAATTGTACTCTTTTCTTCATTCATAACTCTATTTGTATCAGTATCCTGGGATACGGCCAAACTCGAGTTATTTGATATAACTAACATATCACTTCGAGTGACGTTTACCTTTATGGTCTTAGACAATCTAGCAATCTTTAGATTAATTTTAACTTTTCCAAAAGAACGCAATCTCCCAATAATTGATATACTACTGGTAATAGTAGCTATAATAGCAATATACTTTACATTCTTCACAAACTTGATATTCATAGGAGCAACACTAAAAGAAGGAGTTCTATTTAGAATTGAAGGAAAGTACTATTCTCTTTCTTCGGTATTAGCTTCTTCATTATTGATGGCATCATCAATAATAGGTATTATCAGAGCTTTCAAAATGAAAGAAAGAATACACAAACTACAAATGATCATGATAGTTATCGGCACTTCCTTATCACTACTAATAGCAGTACTAATTGCCATGATAATACCATTGGTATTTAAGACATTCAAATTCTACTATCTATCCCCATTAACGAGTTTTGTTTTAGCCGGTACTCTCATTTACGCTATAACAAGAACTAAACTCTTCAACATATCTTCAGGAATCTATAATACCGCAGCTATAATCACGCTCACAGTAATAGTTGGAACAATAGGTGGTACACTTTTCAACACATTATCAAAGCAAAACATTATATCCTCAAACATGACTCCTATAATAGAACTAATTTTATTTTCTAGTATCCTACTTGTAAGTAGATATATTGATACACTTATCAGGAAGATCCTAAAGTTTAAATCACACTATTTAGAAACACTGAGAAAAGATCTTTCATCTTTGGAACTAAACAAGTCAGAACACGAAATAGTAAATCATTTAGTCAAATCACTCAAAGAGAATATATCATCATCTAAAATAAATATCTTTATCGAAAACGAAGTAGGAATACTAGAAAACATATTTTCTGAAAACAATATTCTAAAGAACCTCGAAAAAGGTGATAAAGCATTTGATATTTTATCATCTTATAAGAATAAGAATATCTTTTTCCTATCAGAGGTAATTTCTGATCCATTCCTAAAACAACACGAAGATTTAATTCTGAACTTTTTTAAAGATCTAAATGCAGAGGTAATAATACTAGCAAAAGATGGAGAACATATTATAATGGTAATATCACTCGGTGAAAAAGAAAACGGTACACCTTATGATAACTATGACTATCAAACCCTTAATGAAATCTATATAAATTTATTCACCATCGGATATATCCTAAAAAATCAAAGAAAACAAAAGACAACAACAACAGTAAAAAGAGAAATAGAAATGAGTAAATTCATAATAGAAAACCTTGTTTCAAACATAAACAAACCCAATAGAAATATCCTAGACTTGGAATTTCTAACAAAGTCGAGTAGTGGTTTAGGTGGAGATTTTGTTGATATAATAGCACTTTCAAAAGACAAATACTTAATAGTAGTAGGAGATATATCAGGTAAAGGACTAACAGCAAGTATGTCAATGGTTGTTATAAAATCATCCATCCAAACACTTATAAGGAGAAAAATAAATTTCAAAAGTCTTGTCTCGGAACTCAATAAGATAATAAAAGAAAACTTACCTAAAGGTACTTTCTTTAGTGGAGTTTTCATGATAGTCGATATTTCTCAAAAGAGTATGTTCTTTATAAACAATGGAATACCAGTGATCTGGTATTACTCTTCAAAAAACCGTACTGTAGCACAAATACAAGGAGAAGGCAAAGTGCTAGGTTTTGTTAAGGACATATCAAAACTAATTGAAGTAAAAAAAGTATCACTTGAAAAAGGTGACATCATAGCAGTAGCAACAGACGGCTTCACAGAAGCTACATCAATAGATGGCACTCAATTTGATCTATCTGCTGTTGAAAAAATAATAAAACAAAACAGTGAAAAATACTCTAGCGAAATACTTACGAAGATATTTGATACTTGGTATGAGTTCTCAAATAGACAAATAAAAGATGACATTAGTTTACTTATTTTTAGAATGCCATAA
- a CDS encoding ROK family protein has translation MVLFRIMTLSDNGGYVMYLGVDLGGTNIKAGIIDDDGKIVSSLSIPTEANQGWNRVLDNIKKVITNLISDKEIKAIGIGVPGPVDFERGVIKDMPAISGAKNVNIVEEIRKTFGKPTFVDNDANNFALGEIVFGVARGRKYVVGITIGTGIGGGIVVDGKIYRGARNYAGEVGHMVVVPNGLQCNCGKFGCWEAYGSATAIIRNALSYKKRDIQTKLSTISDERIDAKVVFDLAREGDEFCNGILQSAFFYIGIGIASIVNILNPEIVVIGGGVSTAGDFLLDPVKKVAFENMLPPLRENIEIVLSRFGNNAGMLGAAGLAKTEYKGY, from the coding sequence GTGGTATTATTTAGAATTATGACGCTTAGTGATAATGGAGGATATGTTATGTATTTAGGAGTTGATTTAGGCGGAACTAACATAAAAGCTGGTATAATTGACGATGATGGAAAGATTGTATCAAGCTTGAGTATTCCTACCGAGGCGAATCAAGGGTGGAATAGAGTTTTGGATAACATAAAAAAAGTTATCACTAACCTTATCTCTGATAAAGAGATAAAAGCTATAGGTATAGGAGTGCCAGGTCCTGTTGATTTTGAAAGAGGTGTTATAAAAGATATGCCTGCTATAAGTGGTGCAAAGAATGTTAACATAGTTGAAGAGATTAGGAAAACATTTGGTAAACCAACTTTTGTTGATAATGATGCCAATAACTTTGCTTTAGGAGAGATAGTTTTTGGTGTTGCTAGAGGTAGAAAATATGTAGTTGGTATAACTATTGGTACTGGTATAGGTGGTGGAATAGTTGTTGATGGTAAGATATACAGGGGAGCTAGGAATTATGCTGGTGAGGTTGGACATATGGTAGTTGTACCAAATGGTTTGCAATGTAACTGTGGTAAATTTGGATGTTGGGAGGCATATGGTTCAGCAACTGCTATCATAAGGAATGCGCTTTCATATAAGAAAAGAGATATTCAGACAAAGCTTTCAACAATTTCTGATGAAAGAATAGATGCTAAGGTAGTTTTTGATTTAGCAAGAGAAGGAGATGAATTCTGTAATGGAATATTGCAGAGTGCTTTTTTTTACATAGGAATAGGAATAGCATCTATTGTTAACATACTGAATCCAGAAATAGTTGTTATAGGTGGAGGAGTATCAACAGCAGGGGATTTTCTACTTGATCCTGTCAAAAAAGTAGCATTTGAAAATATGTTACCGCCTCTAAGAGAGAATATTGAGATTGTTTTGTCTAGATTTGGTAACAATGCAGGTATGCTTGGTGCTGCAGGACTTGCTAAAACAGAGTATAAGGGTTATTGA
- a CDS encoding HD domain-containing protein, with the protein MEKANILIGYFLIYVVLTAYTIFNSIKLNIRTRYGIKSIILSLIFLTLLAITILEEMKINSEVLIKALFTNVFIFTLIINILLARYIREKRFYKHRTIKIIKLILYTSNIFSLITFLAIISTNLLGLIDNNHFILYTKLISLINILINTISVVYMKVINETSQIKIFEEIVLTLPLAVSILIYSTPQYVYTSFLPLGISSILSSLVYSISPFVTNQRDILKDAIKLIITMFAILPQFYLALTLIYDKQILKTANSMTPSDIVTIFVALSSIPISLLLYKVIKQRSDKIIKQLVKSFISNITDEDISSLNIGIIISKLHNSITQFLGTNIIELYTFNNSKKVIDIFLAIDGDKGFIDKLKEYKLSDGDINNILSKSYKFLEKHNKSSLELFTKLDVDIIIPITHQNEIKFIVTIKTSDNFSLNEPIDIFISEVFYILLLETQTIITKELSKFPQNNVVLLIKNPDIRQEITTSLIMSNFNIFSANTYQEVMTLINKTNVEMLICDNEADNMSGINLIRNIKSNPLNSHIFSVLGFYETAEETSREFLESLADVQILLKDDFLHINNTVSYLTQILMSKKKLETTFKNITTLESYSTILLNKILGYKTTSFDEIEMDIISKILLQSSVNLPSFLLLGKLNSTLINSKLFAIIQEKQILYIDTINIPINFYSRKKINKTKVIWADHTEEGISPQEFSKFFSNEVTSVINPIYNFLAIHSENYLIIGFNYSSKVSHWDINMLESIIVNYLLMKTIFEEVKEVDNAFIYTMQSLARAAEEMDEETGVHIYRVGEYSKLIASFLGFSNEFCNSIYYASQMHDIGKLKIPREILRKPGTLTSEEFEIMKEHTIAGAIILGDHPKLSMAREIALSHHEKWDSSGYPYGLKENQIPVSARIVAIADIYDALRSPRIYKPELPHDKVVRIITEGDGRTKPQHFDPDILQAFKELNTKFEEIYEKYREQQQ; encoded by the coding sequence ATGGAAAAAGCAAACATACTAATAGGGTATTTTCTAATATACGTAGTTTTAACAGCCTATACAATCTTTAATAGTATAAAGTTAAACATAAGGACAAGGTATGGAATTAAAAGCATTATACTATCGCTTATCTTCTTGACTTTGTTAGCAATAACAATACTTGAAGAGATGAAGATTAACAGTGAGGTACTCATAAAAGCACTTTTTACAAATGTGTTTATATTCACATTGATAATTAACATTCTATTAGCAAGATATATCAGAGAAAAAAGATTTTATAAACACAGGACCATAAAAATAATAAAGTTGATTCTCTATACTTCTAACATATTCTCATTAATAACCTTCCTAGCAATAATTTCTACAAATCTTCTAGGACTTATAGACAATAATCATTTCATATTATATACAAAATTGATCTCTCTAATTAACATTCTGATAAATACCATTTCAGTGGTTTACATGAAAGTTATAAACGAAACTTCACAAATAAAAATATTTGAAGAAATTGTATTAACCCTTCCTCTAGCTGTGTCGATTCTAATTTATAGCACTCCACAATATGTATATACGTCGTTCCTACCGTTGGGTATATCTTCGATACTAAGCAGTTTAGTTTATTCAATATCTCCATTTGTAACAAATCAAAGAGATATCTTAAAGGACGCTATAAAACTTATTATTACCATGTTTGCTATATTACCTCAATTCTATTTAGCATTAACACTAATCTACGATAAACAGATACTTAAAACAGCTAACAGTATGACACCATCAGACATAGTAACTATTTTTGTAGCTCTATCATCAATACCAATATCATTGCTATTGTACAAAGTAATAAAACAAAGATCTGATAAGATAATAAAACAACTTGTAAAAAGCTTTATAAGCAACATAACTGATGAGGATATATCATCTCTGAATATCGGAATAATAATAAGCAAATTACACAACTCGATAACACAATTTCTAGGTACAAACATAATAGAACTATATACTTTCAACAACTCAAAAAAAGTCATTGACATTTTTCTAGCAATAGATGGAGATAAGGGATTTATTGACAAATTAAAAGAATATAAACTATCTGATGGAGATATAAATAACATTTTATCAAAATCTTATAAGTTTTTGGAAAAACACAACAAATCTTCGCTTGAGCTATTTACAAAATTAGATGTTGATATTATTATACCTATAACTCACCAAAATGAAATAAAGTTTATAGTTACCATAAAGACCTCTGATAACTTTTCACTGAACGAGCCAATAGACATATTTATATCTGAAGTATTTTATATATTGCTACTCGAAACACAAACTATAATAACAAAGGAACTATCAAAATTTCCTCAAAACAATGTAGTTTTGTTAATAAAAAATCCTGACATAAGACAGGAGATAACAACTTCTCTTATAATGTCAAATTTTAACATATTCAGCGCCAACACGTATCAAGAAGTTATGACATTGATAAACAAAACAAATGTCGAAATGCTAATATGCGACAACGAAGCAGATAACATGTCAGGAATAAACTTGATAAGAAACATAAAATCTAACCCCCTTAACTCGCATATATTTTCAGTACTAGGATTTTATGAAACAGCAGAAGAAACTTCGAGAGAATTTCTAGAATCACTAGCGGATGTTCAAATCCTTCTTAAGGATGACTTTTTACACATAAATAACACAGTATCATATTTAACGCAGATACTAATGAGTAAGAAGAAACTTGAAACAACATTCAAAAACATAACAACTCTAGAATCATATTCAACCATTTTGTTAAATAAAATACTAGGGTACAAAACAACTTCATTTGATGAAATAGAAATGGATATAATATCGAAGATACTTCTACAATCCAGTGTAAATCTACCTTCATTCTTGCTATTAGGGAAATTAAATAGTACACTAATAAATTCAAAACTGTTTGCTATAATTCAAGAAAAACAAATACTATATATCGATACAATAAACATTCCTATCAACTTCTATTCGAGGAAGAAAATCAACAAAACCAAGGTAATATGGGCAGATCACACAGAAGAAGGTATATCACCTCAAGAATTTTCAAAGTTCTTTTCAAATGAAGTAACAAGTGTTATTAATCCTATTTACAACTTTCTAGCAATCCACTCTGAGAACTACCTAATTATAGGTTTCAACTATTCATCAAAGGTATCACACTGGGATATTAACATGCTTGAATCTATAATAGTTAATTATTTACTTATGAAAACAATATTCGAAGAAGTAAAAGAAGTAGATAATGCTTTTATTTACACTATGCAGTCACTAGCAAGAGCAGCAGAAGAAATGGATGAAGAAACAGGAGTACACATATACAGAGTAGGAGAATATTCAAAACTAATAGCAAGTTTTCTAGGATTCAGTAATGAATTTTGTAATTCAATATATTACGCATCACAAATGCATGATATAGGAAAACTTAAAATACCTAGGGAAATACTTAGAAAACCAGGTACACTAACATCAGAAGAGTTTGAAATAATGAAAGAACACACAATAGCAGGAGCAATAATATTAGGAGACCATCCAAAACTAAGTATGGCTAGAGAAATAGCACTATCACATCACGAGAAGTGGGATAGTAGTGGATATCCTTATGGATTAAAAGAGAATCAAATTCCAGTAAGTGCTAGAATAGTAGCAATAGCAGATATCTATGACGCTTTGAGGTCTCCAAGGATATACAAACCAGAATTACCTCACGACAAAGTTGTAAGGATAATAACCGAAGGAGATGGTAGAACCAAACCACAACATTTCGATCCAGATATACTACAAGCATTTAAAGAATTAAACACAAAATTCGAAGAAATATACGAAAAGTATAGAGAGCAGCAGCAATAA
- a CDS encoding SLC13 family permease, with translation MSELHISLLIFIFVYVVISARQTTIFNLDSTSVVLVGSLFMILFGVMTLEEAFHSIDPNTIFLLIGTMIFSAYLERTRFFEFTSIWFIKKSKVPSIMLLVIMILSAFLSAFFVNDTVCLLMTPLVIAITRRSNLNPVPFLLGLVMSSNVGSAMTLIGNPQNMIIAVSSGLEFSRYFFYVFPLVIVCLFVIYFFILLLFKKDISNSKLDLNLPIYRVPQPYVRILYRLGVLFVLFVMLLFLPIESYLGISRSDKLPLVAMMIGSLAIMLGRFRPDETLKMVDWTLILFFSGLFMVVEGVRKGGVIELMYSLLSPYFGNTELKQYLSFSFLTLIGSNIVSNVPYVVLAKSWVSNFVNPDKVWVLLAVISTFAGNLTVIGSVANIIVLEKSKRFANINFWTYSKVGVPITIITSTLAVVYLILMPF, from the coding sequence ATGTCTGAACTTCATATTTCTCTTTTAATATTTATTTTTGTTTACGTCGTTATATCTGCTAGGCAAACGACAATATTTAATCTTGATAGTACTTCTGTTGTATTAGTAGGCTCTTTATTTATGATTTTATTTGGTGTTATGACTCTCGAGGAGGCATTTCATTCAATTGACCCTAATACGATATTTCTACTGATTGGTACTATGATATTTTCTGCTTATCTTGAGAGAACTAGATTTTTTGAATTTACGTCTATTTGGTTTATAAAAAAATCTAAAGTACCTAGTATTATGCTATTAGTTATAATGATTTTGTCTGCTTTTTTATCAGCATTTTTTGTTAATGACACTGTGTGTCTTCTTATGACACCACTTGTTATTGCAATAACTAGAAGGTCAAATTTAAATCCTGTTCCGTTTTTACTTGGGTTGGTTATGTCTTCAAATGTAGGTAGTGCTATGACTCTTATAGGTAATCCTCAGAATATGATAATAGCAGTTAGTTCAGGACTTGAATTCTCAAGATATTTTTTCTATGTTTTCCCGCTGGTTATCGTATGTTTGTTTGTTATCTATTTCTTTATATTGCTTTTGTTTAAAAAGGATATAAGTAACAGTAAACTTGATCTCAATCTGCCTATTTACAGAGTCCCTCAACCCTATGTCAGGATACTATACAGACTTGGAGTTTTGTTTGTGTTATTCGTTATGCTACTTTTTCTACCCATAGAAAGTTACTTAGGTATTTCTAGAAGCGATAAACTTCCTTTGGTTGCTATGATGATAGGATCTTTGGCAATAATGTTAGGTAGGTTTAGACCTGATGAGACTCTTAAGATGGTTGATTGGACCTTAATACTGTTCTTTTCGGGACTTTTTATGGTTGTTGAGGGGGTTAGAAAAGGTGGTGTTATAGAGTTAATGTATTCACTTTTGTCACCATATTTCGGTAATACTGAACTTAAACAGTATCTTTCTTTTTCGTTTCTAACGCTTATAGGTTCTAATATAGTTTCAAATGTACCTTATGTAGTTTTGGCAAAATCTTGGGTATCAAATTTCGTGAATCCTGATAAGGTTTGGGTTTTACTAGCAGTTATAAGTACCTTTGCAGGTAACCTTACAGTAATAGGTTCTGTTGCTAATATAATAGTGCTTGAAAAGTCAAAAAGATTCGCGAATATAAATTTCTGGACGTATTCGAAGGTTGGTGTTCCTATAACTATCATAACTTCTACACTTGCTGTAGTATATTTAATACTTATGCCTTTTTGA